A window of Mucilaginibacter sp. PAMC 26640 contains these coding sequences:
- a CDS encoding transcription termination/antitermination protein NusA produces the protein MSNINLIDSFQEFKDFKNIDRPTMMSVLEDVFRSMIRKKYGTDENCDVIVNTDNGDLEIWRTRVVVEDGFSEDDDLEVELIEAKAFDADLEIGDEQIEQITLESFGRRAILAARQTLVSKILELEKDEIFKKYKDRVGEIVTGEVYQVWKKETLVLDDEGNELLLPKTEQIPADYFKKGDSVRAIISKVDMLNSNPKIIISRTAPEFLQRLFEMEVPEIFDGLITIKKIVREPGERAKVAVESYDDRIDPVGACVGMKGSRIHGIVRELKNENIDVINYTNNIQLYIQRALSPAKITSIKLDDEKKTAAVYLKPDQVSLAIGRGGHNIKLAGKLTGYEIDVYREADEHDEDVDIEEFSDEIESWILDEFKRIGLDTAKSVLALSVGELVKRTDLEEETVKDVLSILQAEFE, from the coding sequence ATGAGCAATATTAATTTAATTGATTCTTTTCAGGAATTTAAAGATTTCAAGAACATCGACCGCCCAACCATGATGAGCGTACTGGAAGACGTTTTCAGAAGCATGATCAGGAAAAAGTACGGTACGGATGAAAACTGCGACGTAATTGTAAACACCGACAACGGTGACTTAGAAATTTGGCGCACACGTGTTGTAGTTGAAGATGGTTTTAGCGAAGATGATGACCTTGAGGTTGAATTAATAGAAGCTAAAGCATTTGATGCCGACCTGGAGATTGGTGATGAGCAGATTGAGCAGATTACTTTAGAAAGCTTTGGCCGCCGCGCTATTTTAGCTGCGCGCCAAACCCTGGTATCAAAAATTCTGGAGCTGGAGAAAGACGAGATCTTCAAGAAATATAAAGACCGCGTTGGTGAAATTGTTACCGGCGAAGTTTACCAGGTTTGGAAAAAGGAAACCTTAGTTTTGGATGATGAAGGCAACGAGTTATTATTGCCTAAAACCGAGCAGATCCCGGCAGATTACTTTAAGAAGGGTGACAGCGTACGTGCCATCATCAGTAAGGTTGATATGCTGAACAGCAATCCCAAGATCATCATATCACGTACAGCGCCTGAATTTTTACAGCGTTTGTTCGAGATGGAGGTTCCGGAGATCTTTGATGGTTTGATCACGATCAAAAAGATCGTTCGCGAACCGGGTGAAAGAGCTAAAGTTGCGGTAGAATCTTACGATGACCGTATCGATCCGGTTGGTGCCTGCGTAGGTATGAAAGGGTCTCGTATCCATGGTATTGTTCGCGAGCTGAAAAACGAGAACATTGACGTTATTAACTACACAAATAATATACAACTGTACATACAGCGTGCTTTATCGCCTGCCAAGATCACTTCGATCAAATTAGACGATGAGAAAAAAACCGCTGCAGTATACTTAAAACCTGATCAGGTATCATTAGCTATCGGTCGTGGTGGCCATAACATAAAGTTGGCAGGTAAATTGACAGGATACGAAATCGATGTTTACCGGGAGGCTGATGAACACGATGAGGATGTGGATATTGAAGAATTCTCAGATGAGATTGAAAGCTGGATACTGGATGAATTTAAACGTATAGGCTTAGATACCGCGAAATCGGTTTTGGCATTATCCGTTGGCGAATTGGTAAAACGTACCGATTTAGAAGAAGAAACAGTAAAAGATGTGCTATCAATTCTGCAAGCTGAGTTTGAATAA
- a CDS encoding DNA-binding response regulator has translation MIRCLVVDDEPLALHIMEDYISKIPFLKLVKSTTNPIEALTLVQDGGIDLVFLDVQMPELTGIQFLKISNGKAKVILCTAYPQYALEGYELDVIDYLLKPIAFDRFFKSVQKAQAVLIPVAKPAVTAEPARQDDFLSDFIFVKTEHKIQKVYLHDILFIEGLKDYISIFTPAERIITLQGMKKMEDALPEKHFMRVHKSYIVSINKIDSIERSRIFIGEKIIPVGDTYREDFFKIVDGKNI, from the coding sequence ATGATCAGATGCCTTGTTGTTGACGATGAGCCCCTGGCCCTCCACATAATGGAAGATTATATCTCCAAAATCCCTTTTTTGAAATTGGTTAAATCAACCACTAACCCAATAGAGGCATTAACCCTGGTACAGGATGGTGGTATCGACCTGGTATTTCTGGACGTTCAGATGCCCGAGTTAACCGGCATCCAGTTCCTCAAGATCTCAAACGGTAAAGCGAAAGTTATCCTTTGTACCGCCTACCCGCAATATGCGCTGGAAGGGTATGAGCTGGATGTGATTGATTACCTGCTTAAACCCATTGCTTTCGACCGGTTTTTTAAATCGGTACAAAAGGCCCAAGCAGTATTAATACCTGTGGCTAAACCGGCGGTTACGGCAGAACCGGCCAGGCAGGATGATTTTTTGAGCGACTTTATCTTTGTGAAAACCGAGCACAAAATTCAGAAAGTATACCTGCACGATATTTTGTTTATAGAGGGCCTGAAAGATTACATATCCATATTTACCCCGGCAGAGCGGATCATTACCCTGCAAGGCATGAAGAAAATGGAAGATGCCCTGCCCGAAAAGCATTTTATGCGGGTGCATAAATCCTACATCGTATCCATCAACAAAATCGATAGCATCGAACGCAGCCGGATCTTTATCGGCGAAAAGATCATCCCCGTAGGCGATACCTACCGCGAAGATTTCTTTAAAATTGTAGACGGGAAAAATATTTAA
- a CDS encoding multidrug transporter AcrB: MLKKFIERPVLSTVISVILVILGLIGLLTLPITQYPDIAPPQVVVSAGYSGANADVVLTSVIVPLEEQINGVEGMTYMTSTASDDGSAQITVYFALGTNPDIAAVNVQNRVSKATPLLPAAVTQAGVTTQKQQSSNIMIFSLSSTNKSYDQTFLQNYANINLLPQIKRISGVGDATAFGSKDYSMRIWLKPSVMASYHLIPDDINAALAEQNVDAAPGKVGENDNQSYQYTLKYKGRLKTVADFQNIVIKSTSTGQTLLLKDVARLELGSLNYTGNTYTDGHPSIGIAISQVAGSNAHSLIQQCEATIKAASKSFPPGVHYTSLLNANDFLDESISKVIHTLIEAFILVFIVVLIFLQDFRSTLIPAIAVPVAIVGTFFFLNLFGFTINLLTLFALVLAIGIVVDDAIVVVEAVHAKLDAGAVSAKEATVSAMNDISGAIVSITLVMAAVFIPVSFISGSSGVFYKQFGLTLAIAIIISAVNALTLSPALCALFLKPHPEGEHKDAGFLQRFYTAFNTGFESVTNKYKNSVHFLIGKKWIAGLIILVFSGIFYILMKTTATAFVPNEDQGVLFANISLPVGSSLDRSAATAKEVEGIIKKLPQVASTLTITGQSFIAGAGGSYAMIVVKLKPWDQRRGKGEDIGSITGQLFGMTAGIKNAQVIFFAPPTLQGFGTSSGFEFQLQDKTGGDINKFSNVSTSFLAALSKRPEIQYATTSFNTTFPQYMINVNVAKCKQAGVTVSRVLSTLEGYYGGVYASNFNEFGKQYRVMIQADATYRGTTASLNDIYVRADSSSTMAPISEFVTLKKVYGPQAIKRFNLFTSIAIQGAPNAGFSSGDAIKAIEEVGAKTLPVGYSYEYSGLTREEIAGGSQTVYIFMLCLVFVYFLLSAQYESYILPFAVLLSLPVGLAGAFVFAKLFNVQNNIYLQITLIMLIGLLAKNAILIVEFAVARRKHGLSLADAAIEGATARLRPILMTSFAFILGLMPLMLASGAGAVGNKSIGTGAVGGMLFGTLFGVFVIPVLFIVFQGLQEKISGKPPVEPATDTPAAAH; the protein is encoded by the coding sequence ATGTTAAAAAAATTTATAGAACGGCCGGTATTATCAACGGTAATATCGGTGATACTGGTCATCCTGGGTTTAATAGGCTTGCTAACGCTCCCTATTACCCAATACCCGGATATTGCACCGCCGCAAGTGGTGGTTTCTGCAGGATATTCTGGCGCCAATGCCGATGTGGTGTTAACCAGTGTTATCGTGCCCCTGGAAGAACAGATCAATGGTGTGGAAGGCATGACCTATATGACATCCACCGCGAGCGATGATGGCTCGGCACAAATCACTGTTTATTTTGCCTTGGGTACCAACCCGGATATCGCTGCTGTAAACGTTCAAAACAGGGTATCTAAGGCTACTCCGTTGTTGCCTGCTGCCGTTACGCAAGCTGGTGTTACTACCCAAAAGCAACAAAGCAGTAACATCATGATCTTCTCGCTCTCCAGCACCAATAAGTCATACGATCAGACATTTTTACAAAACTACGCCAACATTAATTTACTCCCGCAGATAAAACGGATAAGCGGAGTAGGTGATGCAACCGCATTTGGTTCTAAAGATTACTCCATGAGAATCTGGCTTAAGCCGAGCGTGATGGCGTCATACCATTTAATACCGGATGATATTAATGCTGCCCTTGCCGAGCAAAACGTAGATGCTGCACCCGGTAAAGTAGGCGAGAACGATAACCAATCATACCAATACACCCTCAAATACAAGGGTCGTTTAAAAACCGTTGCCGACTTCCAGAACATCGTTATTAAATCAACCAGTACGGGGCAAACCCTACTGTTAAAAGACGTTGCCCGTTTGGAGCTTGGATCTTTAAATTACACGGGAAACACCTATACTGATGGTCACCCCTCAATAGGGATAGCAATATCCCAGGTTGCAGGCTCCAACGCACACTCACTCATTCAGCAATGTGAGGCAACTATAAAAGCAGCATCAAAATCGTTCCCTCCGGGTGTGCATTATACCTCATTGCTCAACGCCAACGACTTTCTGGATGAATCGATCAGCAAGGTTATACATACCTTGATCGAAGCTTTTATCCTTGTGTTTATCGTAGTATTGATTTTCCTGCAAGATTTCCGCTCGACTTTAATACCGGCAATTGCGGTTCCGGTCGCCATTGTGGGTACCTTCTTTTTCTTAAACCTATTTGGGTTTACCATTAACTTGCTCACCTTATTTGCGCTGGTTTTGGCCATCGGGATAGTGGTGGATGATGCGATAGTGGTTGTTGAAGCAGTACACGCCAAGCTGGATGCCGGGGCAGTTTCCGCTAAAGAAGCAACAGTTAGCGCTATGAATGATATTAGTGGTGCCATTGTATCTATAACATTAGTAATGGCAGCTGTATTTATCCCGGTATCATTTATATCCGGTTCGTCAGGCGTTTTTTATAAACAATTTGGTTTAACACTGGCTATCGCCATCATCATTTCTGCGGTAAACGCCCTTACGCTTAGTCCGGCGTTATGCGCCCTTTTCCTCAAACCACATCCGGAGGGTGAGCATAAAGACGCTGGTTTTCTGCAGCGGTTTTACACGGCCTTTAACACCGGGTTTGAGTCGGTAACAAATAAGTACAAGAACTCGGTTCACTTCCTTATCGGCAAAAAATGGATAGCCGGCTTAATTATTTTAGTTTTCTCGGGTATCTTTTACATCCTCATGAAAACTACCGCAACGGCTTTCGTTCCCAATGAAGATCAGGGTGTGTTATTCGCAAATATCAGTTTACCGGTAGGATCATCTTTAGACAGAAGTGCAGCCACTGCTAAAGAAGTGGAAGGGATCATCAAAAAACTGCCGCAAGTAGCCTCGACATTAACGATAACCGGGCAAAGTTTTATTGCCGGAGCAGGTGGTTCATACGCAATGATCGTCGTTAAACTTAAGCCCTGGGATCAACGAAGAGGTAAGGGCGAAGATATCGGCAGCATTACAGGCCAGCTTTTTGGAATGACCGCGGGCATTAAAAATGCGCAGGTGATATTCTTCGCCCCGCCAACATTGCAGGGCTTTGGCACCAGCAGCGGGTTTGAATTTCAGCTGCAGGACAAAACTGGTGGCGATATCAATAAGTTTAGTAACGTTAGCACCAGTTTCTTAGCTGCATTAAGTAAACGGCCCGAAATTCAATATGCTACCACATCTTTCAATACAACGTTTCCACAATACATGATCAATGTAAATGTGGCCAAATGTAAACAGGCAGGTGTAACTGTCAGTCGCGTATTGAGCACCCTTGAGGGCTATTACGGTGGTGTATATGCATCTAACTTTAATGAGTTTGGCAAGCAATACCGGGTGATGATACAGGCTGATGCCACTTATCGTGGTACCACGGCCAGCCTTAATGATATTTACGTACGGGCAGATAGCAGCAGCACCATGGCACCAATATCTGAATTTGTTACACTGAAAAAAGTTTACGGTCCGCAGGCTATCAAGCGATTTAACCTCTTTACATCTATTGCTATACAGGGCGCGCCAAATGCGGGCTTTAGCTCTGGCGATGCAATAAAAGCGATTGAGGAAGTAGGCGCTAAAACTTTACCGGTGGGGTACAGCTATGAATATTCGGGCTTAACGCGGGAGGAAATAGCCGGAGGCAGTCAAACGGTTTACATCTTTATGCTGTGTTTAGTTTTTGTGTACTTCTTACTAAGTGCACAGTACGAAAGCTATATTTTGCCTTTCGCTGTATTGCTTTCGTTGCCCGTAGGCTTGGCAGGCGCTTTTGTTTTTGCCAAGCTATTTAATGTACAGAATAACATCTACTTGCAAATAACGCTGATCATGCTGATTGGTTTGCTGGCCAAAAACGCCATCCTTATTGTGGAGTTTGCGGTTGCCCGCCGTAAACATGGCTTAAGTTTGGCAGATGCAGCCATTGAAGGTGCAACGGCCCGTTTAAGACCTATCCTGATGACTTCATTCGCATTTATACTCGGCCTAATGCCGTTGATGCTTGCTTCCGGGGCAGGTGCGGTGGGTAACAAATCTATCGGTACGGGTGCAGTGGGCGGCATGCTCTTCGGCACATTGTTCGGGGTGTTTGTTATCCCGGTACTGTTTATTGTATTCCAGGGTTTACAAGAAAAAATAAGCGGTAAACCACCGGTTGAACCAGCTACTGATACCCCGGCAGCTGCTCATTAA
- a CDS encoding translation initiation factor IF-2, whose translation MSEDKSIKLIKAVKELNIGMGTLVDFLATKGYKVDKHPMAKLDNDMYTTLLKEFAVDKIIKEEAKQISIGKIRKDEPGQAPEKPVENRRSRDFENEEILIKNTGHFSSAPAEKPKPAETVQPKAEERSSEGLPGVKIVGKIDLNNLSGKPAEAPKAAEPVKEVPAPVAEVPKVEAPKVEAPKVEVPKVEVPKAPEPVAEVPAPVVAEAPKVEAPKAPEPAPVAEAPKVEAPKAPEPAPVAEAPVVVTPPAPVQAEPAAVVTAPVEEGDDVIRASAERLSGPKIIGKIQLPVSAPKRGGPVASSSSAAGSAADQKRKRKRKDSQGGGPGGGNNTTGQQAPPSGPINPNRPDFRNRPAGPPGGGAGNRPDFRGGNRNAAPSTGPKEEPSEKDIQDQIKATLARLSGAGKSGKFAQRAKFRRQKRDDVAATAEELAMEQDAQSKVLKVTEFVTANELALMMDVSVTQIISTCMSLGMFVSINQRLDAETLSIVADEFGFQVEFVKPQDEEANLDTPDDPAQLISRAPIVTIMGHVDHGKTSLLDFIRKTNVIGGEAGGITQHIGAYEVTLPDDKGKITFLDTPGHEAFTAMRARGAQVTDIVIIVIAADDSVMPQTREAINHAQAAGAPIIFAFNKIDRPGANADKIREQLSAMNILVEEWGGKYQTQEISAKTGLNIELLLEKVLLEAELLELTANPNKRAVGTVIESALDKGRGIVTTVLVQAGRLKVGDPILAGCYSGRVKALTNERGQRVESAGPSTPVQVLGMQGAPTAGDKFNALESEVEAREIANKRLQLQREQGLRTQKHITLDEIGRRLAVGNFKELNIIVKGDVDGSIEALSDSLLKLSTEQIQVNIISKAVGQISESDVLLASASDAIIIGFQVRPSGSARKLAEAEQIDIRLYSIIYDAINEIKAAMEGMLAPTFEEKIVANVEIRDVFKISKVGTIAGCMVLDGKITRNSKIRIIRDGVVIHTGELASLKRFKDDVKEVATGYECGLNINNYNNIEVGDIVEAYENVEVKRKLA comes from the coding sequence ATGTCAGAAGACAAATCAATAAAATTAATTAAGGCAGTAAAAGAACTGAACATCGGTATGGGTACCCTTGTCGATTTCTTAGCTACTAAAGGCTACAAGGTTGATAAACATCCGATGGCCAAGCTGGACAACGACATGTACACTACCTTGTTGAAGGAGTTTGCTGTTGATAAAATTATTAAGGAAGAGGCCAAACAGATCAGCATTGGTAAGATCAGGAAAGATGAGCCCGGACAGGCTCCTGAAAAACCTGTGGAAAACCGCCGTTCGAGAGATTTCGAGAACGAAGAAATTCTGATCAAAAATACAGGTCATTTTTCTTCGGCACCGGCTGAGAAGCCAAAGCCGGCAGAAACTGTGCAGCCAAAAGCAGAAGAGCGCAGTAGCGAAGGGCTACCCGGAGTTAAGATTGTGGGTAAAATTGACCTTAACAATTTAAGCGGCAAACCTGCAGAAGCACCGAAAGCGGCTGAACCTGTTAAAGAGGTGCCTGCCCCGGTTGCAGAAGTACCCAAGGTTGAAGCGCCTAAAGTTGAAGCACCTAAAGTTGAAGTGCCAAAGGTAGAGGTGCCGAAAGCGCCTGAGCCTGTTGCGGAAGTTCCGGCACCAGTTGTTGCGGAAGCGCCAAAGGTTGAAGCGCCAAAAGCGCCCGAACCTGCCCCGGTTGCAGAAGCACCAAAGGTTGAAGCGCCAAAAGCACCCGAACCTGCCCCGGTTGCAGAAGCACCTGTAGTTGTCACCCCTCCGGCTCCGGTTCAGGCCGAACCTGCGGCGGTAGTAACAGCACCTGTAGAGGAGGGCGACGATGTGATCCGTGCCAGTGCAGAGCGCTTAAGCGGGCCGAAAATCATCGGCAAGATCCAGTTACCGGTTAGCGCCCCTAAACGTGGCGGTCCGGTTGCTTCATCATCAAGTGCGGCCGGCAGCGCTGCAGACCAAAAACGTAAACGTAAACGTAAAGATAGCCAGGGAGGCGGTCCGGGTGGTGGTAACAACACAACCGGGCAGCAGGCACCGCCAAGCGGGCCAATCAACCCTAATCGCCCCGATTTCAGGAACAGGCCGGCAGGCCCTCCGGGTGGTGGCGCTGGTAATCGTCCGGACTTTAGAGGTGGTAACAGAAATGCGGCCCCAAGTACAGGTCCTAAGGAAGAGCCATCAGAAAAAGATATCCAGGATCAGATCAAAGCTACCCTTGCACGTTTAAGCGGTGCAGGTAAGAGCGGTAAATTTGCACAGCGCGCTAAGTTCCGTCGTCAAAAACGTGACGATGTTGCTGCTACTGCAGAGGAACTGGCAATGGAGCAGGATGCTCAATCCAAAGTGTTGAAGGTTACCGAGTTTGTTACGGCAAACGAATTGGCTCTCATGATGGATGTATCCGTTACGCAGATCATCTCAACTTGTATGAGTTTGGGTATGTTCGTATCCATCAACCAGCGTTTGGACGCCGAAACTTTAAGCATTGTTGCTGATGAGTTTGGTTTCCAGGTAGAGTTTGTAAAACCACAGGATGAAGAGGCCAATTTAGATACACCGGATGATCCGGCGCAGTTGATCTCTCGTGCTCCTATCGTAACCATTATGGGTCACGTGGATCATGGTAAAACATCTTTATTGGATTTTATCCGCAAAACAAACGTTATCGGTGGTGAAGCAGGGGGTATAACCCAGCACATCGGCGCATACGAAGTAACATTGCCGGATGATAAAGGAAAGATCACCTTCCTGGATACACCGGGTCACGAGGCGTTTACCGCCATGCGTGCAAGGGGTGCACAGGTAACAGATATTGTTATCATTGTAATTGCTGCTGATGACAGCGTGATGCCGCAAACCCGCGAGGCCATAAACCACGCACAGGCTGCCGGCGCACCAATCATTTTTGCATTCAATAAGATAGACAGGCCGGGTGCTAATGCGGATAAGATCCGTGAGCAGTTATCAGCCATGAATATTTTGGTGGAAGAATGGGGTGGTAAATACCAAACCCAGGAAATATCGGCCAAAACAGGGTTAAATATTGAGTTGTTGTTAGAGAAAGTATTGCTTGAGGCAGAATTGCTGGAGCTTACCGCTAACCCTAACAAACGCGCCGTAGGTACGGTAATTGAATCTGCACTGGATAAAGGCCGTGGTATTGTTACAACAGTATTGGTACAGGCAGGACGCTTAAAAGTGGGCGACCCAATATTAGCAGGTTGCTACAGCGGCCGTGTTAAGGCATTAACCAACGAGCGTGGCCAGCGGGTAGAATCTGCAGGCCCATCAACACCGGTACAGGTGCTGGGTATGCAGGGAGCACCAACGGCGGGTGATAAGTTTAACGCACTGGAAAGCGAAGTTGAAGCACGTGAAATTGCAAATAAACGTTTACAATTACAGCGCGAGCAAGGTTTACGTACCCAGAAACACATTACACTTGATGAGATCGGCCGCCGTTTGGCAGTGGGTAACTTTAAGGAACTTAACATTATTGTTAAGGGTGACGTGGATGGTTCTATCGAGGCCTTGTCAGATTCATTGCTGAAACTGTCTACCGAGCAGATCCAGGTGAACATCATTTCCAAAGCAGTTGGTCAGATCTCCGAAAGCGATGTATTGTTAGCGTCTGCATCAGATGCGATCATTATCGGTTTCCAGGTACGTCCTTCGGGAAGTGCGCGTAAACTGGCTGAAGCCGAACAGATCGACATCAGGTTATACTCAATCATCTACGATGCGATCAACGAGATCAAGGCGGCGATGGAAGGTATGCTTGCACCAACCTTTGAAGAGAAGATTGTTGCCAACGTGGAGATCCGCGATGTGTTCAAGATCAGCAAGGTTGGTACCATTGCAGGTTGTATGGTGTTAGATGGTAAGATCACCCGTAACAGTAAGATCCGCATCATTCGTGATGGTGTGGTTATCCATACTGGTGAACTGGCATCATTGAAACGCTTTAAAGATGATGTGAAAGAAGTTGCAACCGGATACGAGTGCGGTTTGAACATCAACAACTATAACAACATTGAAGTAGGCGATATAGTAGAAGCATACGAAAATGTAGAAGTGAAGCGCAAGCTGGCTTAA
- a CDS encoding ABC transporter ATP-binding protein, protein MVIRTEGLSFSFGSQQVVKSLSLQVPQGSIYGFLGPNGAGKTTTIKMLLNLLKTDEGSIFIFEQELQTNRIAILSQIGSLIEQPAIYAHMSGRENLLNRAMLLGVKEARVDEMLGLVKLTAAAQKKAGQYSLGMKQRLGIALALLSDPKLLILDEPTNGLDPNGIIEIRELLMRLVKDHGKTVFISSHLLAEIERMATHVGIINHGELLFQGSVKDLEAISQPQVFIDTDNPVDAANLLRRNDYDVTDINNESLTVPFTSKKQMGAINGLLNQNGITVFAINKQHKDLENLFLSITQNA, encoded by the coding sequence ATGGTAATTCGCACCGAAGGGCTGTCGTTCAGCTTTGGCAGCCAGCAGGTTGTTAAATCACTATCACTACAAGTTCCGCAGGGAAGTATCTATGGTTTTTTGGGGCCAAACGGTGCCGGTAAAACCACTACAATTAAAATGCTGCTCAACCTGTTAAAAACAGACGAAGGCAGCATTTTTATTTTTGAGCAAGAGCTGCAAACCAACCGCATCGCTATATTATCACAAATTGGTTCGCTGATAGAGCAGCCTGCTATATATGCCCACATGAGCGGGCGCGAAAATTTATTGAACCGAGCCATGTTGCTGGGTGTAAAAGAGGCCCGTGTTGATGAAATGCTGGGCCTGGTGAAACTAACCGCCGCCGCCCAAAAAAAGGCAGGCCAATATTCACTGGGGATGAAACAGCGATTGGGTATTGCCCTTGCCCTGCTAAGCGACCCGAAACTCCTGATATTAGATGAGCCCACTAACGGCTTAGATCCAAATGGTATCATCGAGATCCGCGAACTGCTGATGCGGCTTGTAAAAGATCATGGCAAAACCGTATTTATCAGCAGTCATTTATTAGCAGAGATTGAACGGATGGCTACCCATGTAGGTATCATCAACCATGGCGAGCTGCTATTTCAGGGGAGTGTGAAAGATTTGGAAGCCATAAGCCAGCCGCAGGTGTTTATTGATACCGATAACCCGGTGGATGCGGCAAACCTGTTGAGGCGAAACGACTATGACGTTACTGATATCAACAATGAAAGCTTAACGGTGCCATTTACTTCTAAAAAGCAAATGGGTGCCATTAACGGGTTGCTAAACCAGAATGGCATTACCGTATTTGCGATCAACAAGCAGCATAAAGACCTGGAAAATCTGTTTTTGTCCATTACCCAAAACGCCTGA
- a CDS encoding ribosome assembly cofactor RimP: protein MNIEKRVKELVEEKIADMPNLFLVDVKMHSNGKLIVLVDGDNGIGIADCAAISRHVGFHLEEENVIEEAYNLEVSSPGIETPLTLKRQYAKNIGRSLAIKMDDGTKREGVLKEAGEETITIDETIKQKGKKAETVESTIPTDKITEATVLISFK from the coding sequence ATGAATATTGAAAAACGAGTAAAAGAGCTGGTTGAAGAGAAAATTGCCGATATGCCAAATTTATTTTTGGTTGACGTAAAAATGCATTCAAACGGCAAGCTGATTGTTTTGGTAGATGGGGATAACGGGATTGGGATTGCCGATTGTGCAGCAATAAGCAGGCATGTGGGTTTCCACCTGGAAGAGGAGAATGTGATAGAAGAGGCTTACAATTTAGAGGTTTCATCGCCCGGCATCGAGACCCCGCTAACATTGAAAAGGCAATACGCTAAAAATATCGGCAGATCACTGGCTATCAAAATGGATGATGGCACCAAGCGCGAAGGTGTTTTGAAAGAAGCTGGTGAGGAAACGATTACGATTGACGAAACCATAAAACAAAAAGGGAAAAAGGCGGAGACTGTTGAAAGCACTATCCCTACAGATAAAATAACAGAGGCAACAGTTTTAATATCATTTAAGTAA
- a CDS encoding HAD family hydrolase, which produces MDSKIKLVVFDMAGTTVNEDNLVYKTLQKAINEAGFDFTLDQVLLEGAGKEKKQAIRSILSVFGNSTDEALIDTIFQNFMGQLKTAYDTAEILPQPNAIELFRALKVKNILRVLNTGYDRTTAQSIIDKLAWKEGLDFDALITASDVSNNRPNPDMILLAMKKFNVSDSNSVAKVGDSIIDIEEGQNAGCGLSIGITTGAHTHEQLLTANPDKVINNLIEVLELI; this is translated from the coding sequence ATGGATAGCAAAATAAAATTGGTGGTTTTTGATATGGCCGGTACAACGGTTAATGAGGATAACCTGGTTTACAAAACTTTACAGAAGGCGATCAACGAAGCCGGGTTTGATTTCACGCTAGATCAGGTGCTGTTAGAAGGAGCTGGTAAGGAAAAAAAGCAAGCTATCCGGTCTATATTATCGGTTTTCGGCAATTCCACTGATGAAGCGCTGATCGACACTATTTTTCAAAATTTCATGGGCCAGCTAAAGACCGCCTATGATACGGCTGAAATTTTGCCGCAGCCAAATGCTATTGAATTGTTCCGGGCATTGAAAGTGAAAAATATTCTGCGGGTATTAAATACCGGGTATGACAGAACAACCGCACAATCCATTATCGATAAACTGGCATGGAAAGAAGGCTTGGATTTTGATGCGCTGATAACAGCATCTGATGTAAGTAACAACAGGCCAAACCCCGATATGATCCTCCTGGCAATGAAGAAATTCAACGTTTCAGATAGTAATAGTGTGGCCAAGGTTGGCGACTCTATCATCGATATTGAAGAGGGGCAAAATGCCGGTTGTGGATTAAGCATCGGTATTACTACCGGCGCACACACGCATGAGCAATTGTTAACCGCAAATCCGGATAAGGTAATTAATAATTTGATCGAAGTTTTGGAGCTGATCTAG
- a CDS encoding metallophosphoesterase: MTMSAGTPFNFLDQDLLLLPQKAIYWQQEKALIAADVHLGKVGHFRKAGIAIPRDMEQDDLAMLSDLIHEHKPEKIIFLGDFFHSDLNADWDWFVLWRSQFPRLQIILVKGNHDIIQDNHYLELGIVLAEKLSVGPFLMLHHPLAEPAVRAEGGYVLCGHIHPGVSLVGRGRQRITLPCFAFGKNMAILPSFGKFTGKVAIRSQKNDSIFGVLKDKVIAIH; the protein is encoded by the coding sequence ATGACGATGAGTGCGGGTACCCCATTTAATTTTTTAGACCAGGATCTTTTATTGTTACCGCAAAAGGCCATTTACTGGCAGCAGGAAAAGGCGCTAATTGCAGCTGATGTGCACTTGGGTAAGGTGGGGCATTTCCGCAAAGCGGGGATTGCCATCCCGAGGGATATGGAGCAGGATGACCTCGCCATGCTATCAGATCTTATCCATGAACACAAACCCGAAAAGATCATTTTTTTGGGCGATTTTTTCCACAGTGACCTCAATGCCGACTGGGATTGGTTTGTGTTGTGGCGCAGCCAGTTCCCCAGGTTGCAGATCATCCTGGTAAAGGGCAATCATGATATTATACAAGATAACCACTACCTGGAATTAGGTATTGTGCTGGCCGAAAAGTTAAGCGTTGGTCCATTTCTCATGCTGCATCATCCCCTTGCGGAACCCGCTGTTAGGGCTGAAGGCGGCTATGTGCTTTGCGGCCATATTCACCCTGGTGTAAGTTTGGTGGGCCGCGGTCGCCAGCGCATTACTTTGCCATGTTTTGCTTTTGGTAAAAACATGGCCATACTGCCCTCTTTCGGCAAGTTTACCGGTAAGGTGGCTATCCGCAGCCAAAAAAATGACAGCATTTTTGGGGTGCTGAAGGATAAGGTGATCGCTATCCATTAG